The Maridesulfovibrio hydrothermalis AM13 = DSM 14728 DNA window CTTTTTGATCTTTTCCTTCTGGTTCAGGTTGGATCAAAAATCGGAACTTTAAATGCTATCGCCTTATGCCTGCTCACTGCCTTTGCAGGGGCGTCACTTGCCCGTTCACAAGGTATGGCAACCATGCAGAAAGTCCGTGAGAATATGGATAAAGGCATTACGCCGGCTGAAGATATTCTAGACGCTGTAATTATATTTGCAGCAGGACTGGTGCTGCTGACACCCGGATTCATTACCGATGCCTTCGGTCTGCTGCTTCTGTTCCCGCTCACCCGCGGCTATTTCAAACGCTGGCTCAGAGTTCAGCTCGAAGCAAAAATGAAACAGCCCAATGTACACGTCACCTATCACAACACAGAATTCAAAGCGTGGACCAATCAGGATCAGCCTAAACAAAGAATCGACAACGTCATCGACATAGATGTCGAATCTGACCATAAAAATGATAAGCCGCTTCAATAAGAAGCGGCCGCCTCTCAGAAAGTCCCTTTACTTATCCTGAATAACGTCAGCGAGCACAAAAGTTCCGGGGAATCCAGAGCCTATTTTCATATTGGCGGCCCGGACTTTGGCGAGTGTTTTGTACAAACCGAGTTGAACTTTAAAAATCTGTGCACTGTCGGTTACAACTCGTACAATTCTGGAATTATGAAAACCGGCTTTGCGCAGCCTTTCGACCAGACGGTCAGCGTTATCTTTTACCTTGTACGCTCCGACCTGAATATAAAATGCTCCGTAGAGTTTCTTTTGCGAAGGTCCGGCAATTGCAGCGGAATCTTTCTTTGCCTCGGCCCGATACGGACGGATTAAAACTTTGGCTTTTCCGGCATCAATGAATCCTAGTTGCCGGGCGGCGGCGCGGGAAAGATCTATTATACGATCAGGTACAAAAGGCCCCCGATCGTTGATGATCACAGCTATGCTTTTATCGTTGCCTAGATTTGTAACTGTAACTTTCACTCCGAGCGGCAGATAATTGTGTGCCGCTGTAAGTTTTTCCATGTCATACGGGTCACCGCTGGCAGTAACTTTTCCCTGAAATTTCTCCCCGTACCATGAGGCAATGCCCTCTTCCTTGTAATCAGCGGGGATTACGGGAGTATCTGATGCGTTTTTTTCTGTAGTGGAATTCTGATCATTGTCCTGTGCGAAAACAGGACTTGCAACAGCCATAAGCAGCAAAGCCAGCTGCATAATAAAAAAACGTATGATCATTTATCTCTCCTGCCGGATGTTGTAGAGGTGAATTGTTTTATTTTTATGGGTATTTTCCATGTATTGCAATAGGCGGGAGATTAAAGTTTTTTCATTTTCCGTTCGCGCATTTGTTCGTCATATTCGCCAAGCTCGTACATGCGAATCTTATTACTGCGGGGAAATTCTCTTTTAAACAGGGTTTTCAAGAGCTTGCGCACCCCTTTCAACTTCACTTCGTGCGTATTTTTTTCATATCCATCCTCATAAATAATGAATTCATGATCTTTTATATGTATAATGAGCAAAGAACGGTTGCGTTTGTAGGTCCGCAGGTCTATGCAGTGCCCAACGGGAAGCTTTTTCAGCTTCCGCAAAACTGATTCCAGAGCAGTCGCTTTATCAATCATGTGATGACGATATAGCGGCAAAAGGAGAACTGTCAAATATGAGTAATGAAAACACCCCTATCACTAAGGGTTCTACTATAGAAGTAACGATTGAGTCACTGGCATTCGGAGGTCAGGGTATTGCACGCCATGAAGGCATGACCATTTTTGTGGACCGCGCGGTTCCCGGTCAGGTTGTTCGCTGCGAAATCACCAAACTTAAAAAAAGATTTGCTGAAGCTAAACGGGTAGAAGTTGTTACAGCTTCTGAAACAGAACAGGAACCTTTTTGCGAATACTTCGGCACGTGCGGCGGCTGCGTCCATCAGGACATGAAATATGATGCGCAGACTTACTGGAAGGGAAGGCAGGTCAGCGAAACTCTTACCAGAATAGGTAAAATTGCGGACGATATTGAGGGCATGGGCGCAGAGGCACTGCCTTCGCCTTTACAAAAAGGCTACCGCAACAAAATGGAATTTTCTTTTTCAGGCTATGCTGATGATTTAAAGGTCGGATTCAAAATGCGTGGCTCTGAATATGATGTACTCAGCATTGCAAGCTGTCCTCTGCTTCCAGAAACCTGCGCTGGTATTCCGGCTCTGGTGGAAGAATACTGTCAGGCAAGTAAAATAGGTTCACACCGTCATGGCAAAGGTGGATACTGGCGTAAACTGGTTGTCCGTGTGGCTCATGCCACTGGCGAAATCATGATTCACCTGATTACTGCTCCGGCAAAAAGTCATCACGCTGTAAAGCCTCTCGAAAAACTGCTTTATAACAACCTTGCGCAGCTTAAAACATTTGCCCACTCCACCCGTAAAGGCCGCGCCGACTTTGCTACCGGAGAACGCCTGATTTCTCTCGGCGGAGAGCCAACCATCACCGAGACTCTGACCAGAGACGATGGACAGACTGTAGACTACATGATTACACCTAACGCATTCTTTCAGACCAACTCTGTCGGAGCGCAGGTGCTGTATAACCGCTGTGTTGAAATAGCCCGACCACGCAAAACTGATGTCGTTTACGATCTTTTTTGCGGTTCAGGCGGCATCGGGTTGTTCATGGCTAAGGATGTCAAAGAGGTGATCGGCATTGAACTTTCCAAAGAAACAGTTCATTCAGCGACACAGAATGCAAGACTGAACGGTATAGAAAACACAAAGTACTTTGCAGGCAATTTGTCATCGGATAAGGACTTTCCTGCCGATCTGCCAAAGCCTGACATGATCATTGTGGACCCTCCCCGCAGCGGCGTTCCGGCCCCGACCCTTAAAAAGATGAAATCTCTTAAACCAGAGAAGATATTATATATATCCTGCAACCCCGCCACCCTCGCCCGTGATGTGGCAGAGCTTGGAGACGGTTATACCCTGGAGCGTTTCTCCGCAGTGGATATGTTCCCGCATACATCCCATGTAGAATGCATCGCACTGTTGACGAAATCCAGATAAAGCTGACACAATCAGCTTGCAATCAGGGAGGGGAAAGCTTCCCGCACACAACTTCAGACTTTTAGCACTGAGGCAGATGCTTAGCATCTGCCTCAGGATACTATAATTATGGCTGAACAAGTAATATTTGACACTCTGCTTAGAGAGTTACGCAGGCTGAACCTCTACCCTCCTGAAGAACGGCAGCTTAAAGATTTGCGTTCAAAAATAGAACGCAAATTTGATAATTCCGACAATTCGCCCGAAGACATTGATGCCGGTAAATATGCGGTGCTCCTTTATGGACTGGCTTTAAAAGCCCTCGAAGCCGAAGCTGAGGAAAATAAAAAAATTTCCTACGCTCCGGAAAAAGAAGATTCCGCAACAATAATCTGTCTTGATTATCTGGCTCTTATGGGCACTTGCGGCAGAATGCTTGCCGCACAAATTCTCTGCAACAAACTGCTCCCTCTACCACAAGTTAAAGAATGGCTGTCACAAAAACCAGACCGGATCACCATTGCTGTTGCTGACCGCATGCTTGCACTGGAAGCCGCAGACGTACCGAAACGGGTTAAGCTGGCACAGTCCATTACCGAAAAAGCGTCTGCAATGAATATCGCTGATGCCACATGTTTTTTTAAAGTCAACGGAACCCGCAAAGGACAGCTGACTTTCCGCACGCTGGAAAATTTCATGACCGGCAGATATGGACTCGAATGCCGCAGAAGGCTCATCCACCCTGAAACACTTGAAGAAATTACAACATGCACCGAAAGCATGCCCTCGTACCCGGATAAAAATCTTGTGGAGGATGTAGCTTTCCATTTACGCACGATGGACCCCATCGTCATGGAAAAAGTCCTGCGCACAGTCGAAAGACTGGCTGATGAAGTTGATAGTGCAACCCTGAAAGAGATCATTCCTCATACTCTTTCCCCTTCCCTGCCGCTGGCCAAAGCAGCTATGGATGTCATAGCCAAATTCGGCCGCAGCAAACGGGGCCGTATTTTTGCTCAGATTTTCAATGAGTCACCTAGAATCAGGGCTGAAGTAATTAACAGACTTCCTTTGCTCAGCAGTGACAATTTCGCAGCATTCATGGGCAGAATTTCTGATGGATTTCATACCCCGGTTCTTTCAGCTCTGTTTTCAACTCTGTCGGAAGAAGACTCCCACCGCTTCGGATCAATCCTTTCAGCCGTTCTTAAAAGTTCGACCAACGGTAAAAAAAATACCCTGAAACCGGTTCTGAATAAAATCTTGAAGCAAGATAAACTAAATGAACCGGAAAAGCCGGTGTCTGAAGAAGGCAGAACTGTTTCAGGACTTGATTATATCAAGCTGGGTGCTCCCATTGTCCTAAACATTGAAAAAAAACAAAAACAAACTGGATTTAAAAGAATTTTTGGAAAAGAAACGGCACAGCCCGACAGCCTGCCGGATATATATACCGGAGGGCAAATCTCGAACCAGCGCATCCATAAGCTCAACCGCTGGAAAAGTCAGGCCCAGAAAATTACCTTTCAAAATTGCCGCTTTGCTGCCTGTGATTTCAGGGATTCTTTTATGGAAACCTGCATATTTAAAAACTGCTCTTTCGACTCCTGCTCATTCGGCGAAGCAGTTTATAGAGAATGTGAGTTCGCAGACTGCACTTTTTCCAGCTGCTCATTAAATGAAACCACCTTTTATAATTGTTCATTTGACGGCTGTTCATTCCAGTATTCACACTTTGACTCAGCTGTTTTCTCACTTTGTTCTATTGAACTTTGTGAGTTCACGGCCATAGCTGCGCCCGGAAGTTTCTTCTGCAGATGCCGGTTTATTTCCTGTGAATTCAATGTTGCTGATTTTCGTGAGGCATTTATCTACAAAAGCCTGATGAAAGGATTACTCTTTATTTACAGCGAATTTTCCAGCACGCTGTTCAGTGAAAGCGAAGTCAGAAGCACCGTATTTCACGACTGCTCAACTCTCGAATGCAAGGCTTTAGGCATCCAAACAGACTCAGCTCAATTGCTGAACGCTCTACAACGCACCCTAGCTGCAAGACTTTGTCAAAGAGAGCAGCTCAAAAAAAGATCCAACGGCATGGGCAACATGGGTCAATATGAACGGGGAATTATATATAAAGCAATCAAACGCTGGTTTGCCCAGAAAGACATTGACCTGAGCCATGCCCGCTTTGCTGAAAACAACAGCCGCCGCCTTGAATGGACCGCAGCCAAAATGAACAGCAAAAGGAAACTCTTTTTATATATGCTCCCGGCCCTGCTGCACTCCGACGTATTTGAACAGGCTAATGAGATTGAGCAGCTCTGCATGCCCTCACACATCGACGGTTACAGCATACCTCTTGATGTGATTAGATCCCTTAAAGGAATTTTCCCTGATATAAATATTGAAACCGGAAAAAATGATTCTGTTCCCATCAAAGCACTGATGTCCATCGGCAGCACCGGAACAATTGCCCAGACTCCTGAATCAGATATAGACTGCTGGGTCTGCTGCGATTTTTCTAAATGCCCGCCGGACAGCCGTGAACGTTTACAATTCAAGCTACGTGCTGTTGAAGAATGGGCCGCTAATAACTTTGATCTTGAACTGCACTTTTTTACTATGGACGTAAAAGATATCCGTGAAAACAAATTCGGACTAAGTGATGAGGAAAGTTCCGGATCAGCTCAAAGTGCAATCCTCAAAGAAGAATTTTACCGTACAGCTTTGCTGATAGCCGGCAGGCCGCCGCTGTGGTGGTTCACTCCCGTAGAAGCTGATGAAAAAACATACGCCGCTATGGCCAAAAAAACAGCCGTGCTCAAAGGGACTGATTTTTGCGTTGATCTCGGCAATGTGCCGCGCATTCCCATGGAAGAATTTTTCGGAGCTTCTCTCTGGCAGATTGTAAAAGGAGTGAAAAGCCCCTTTAAATCTATCATGAAATTCGGACTGCTGGAAATGTACACTTCGAGCAACAAATACTGCCTGCTCTGCGAAAGCGTAAAAAAGAATATTCTGGCAGGTATGCGTGGACTCCGAAGAGTCGACCCCTACATGCTGTTATACAAAGAGCTTGCCGATTTTTACAAATCTCAGGAACAGCCTGAGTATAAATGGCTGACCGCCATGGCCCTGCGTCTTAAGTGCGGACTCCTTGATGAAAAAGGAATCAGCGGGCATCCTACCCGACCTGAAGAAAAAGAAATCATCGAATTTGCAACAGGACTCTCCGGTGAAAACAGCGTCGGCCATTTTAAAGCTTTTAAAAGCCTTTCTGATTTCAGGTCCGTTGTTACTCTGGGTGAGAAAATCAACCTGTTCATGATCAAGACTTACATGAAAGTCCGCGGTGAACAGGATAAAATATCAGGCGCAGCCATCACTCCGGAAGATCTTGCCCGTCTGGGGAGAATTGTTTTCTCCAACTTTGCCAAGCGTAAATTCAAGGTAGCACGGATAAGTCTACCCGGCCCTAAAACACATTTTTTTGACTCACTTATTATTACCCGTGATCTAAATAAAGTATGGGAAATCAGCGGTGAATATCCTGATGAATCCGGAGCCAGAAATATCCAGACCAGAATCGAATCAGGAAAAGATCTCACAGCCATATTAATATGGCTGGTGCTGAACGGACTCTATGACTCTAAGATGAGACTCAAAACAGACCTCAGCTCCGCCCCCCTCAGAGATAGAGATCTTAAAAAACTCTTTGCCAATCTCACAGCATTCTTTCCCCGCAAAACAATTTTCAATACTCCGGTGGAAGAAACTTTAAACAGCGAGCAGATGCGCAAAGCATACTTCATAATAAACCTTTGCGCGCCACGCGAAAGTAACAAAATACAAGAAGTCCACCTTGTATACAGCACTAACTGGGGTGAGGTATTCTGTAAACCTGTCAAAGTTACTGCCGCCCTGATCGAATCGCCGGAAAGATATCTGCAGAAAGAAATGGCGGATATACATTCCGGCCCGATTCAGATGGGACAATTCGTGCCTCCCGGATCGGAATGTCCATCTCTAAAAATCCCCGTCCGCTGACCGGTTTACCGCTGACAACCATGAACAAAATAAATGCACACACTGCAAATACCTTGAGGTTCATATGCCCGTTATCCGTAAAAGCCTGCTTCAATTAATTTTTTCAGGTTCCTTCATGAAACGATGGAACGACAAGCTGCGTCCTATGGAGCTTGTGGAAGTTGACAAACAAGCTCATAAAATGATCGCTGCATGGATACTTTTCACCCTTAACAGCGAAAAGCTTGATGAACGGGAAAAGATTAAACTTGGCGATGAAATTGTCGAAGGCGGCATATTTGAATATCTTTTCCGCATGGTCATAACTGACATTAAGCCTCCCGTATTTTACCGCATCAAAGAAAATCCCGAGCACTACCGCAGGCTGACCGAATGGGTACTGAAACAACTTCGTCCCAGACTCATGCCCCTCGGCGGGGAGTTCTGGGAACGGCTGAGCCGGTATCACTTAAACCCTGATGAAGGCTCCCTCGCCAGAAGAATTCTGAATGCAGCTCATATGTATGCCAGCTATTCTGAATTCAAACTGCTTAAACATCTCAATCAACCTGACGGAGAACTGGCCGAAATCGAACAGAGCTTCATCGACCGTATGGAGAAATGCTCCGACCTGAAAGGAGTGTCCCAACTGCTCCATTCGGAATCCACCCCTCTGGGCAGATTTGCCGACCTGTGCGGCCGGCTGCGGTTTCAAACCAGATGGTCCCAGACTCCACGTGTTCCAGAAACTTCCGTACTTGGACATGTATACATTGTGGCCGCCTTTGCATGGTTTTTCAGTATGGAAAAAGGAGCCTGCTCTGCAAGACGGCAGAATAACTTTTTCACCGGGCTTTTCCATGATATCCCTGAGCTGCTGACCCGTGATATTATTTCTCCGGTTAAAAAATCCGATCCCACCATCGGCAATCTTATCAAGGAGTATGAAGATCAAGAAGTTGAAAGTCGTATCATGGTCCCCCTGAAGGAGAACGGTTACGAAATCATTGCATCAAGATTAAGCTATTTTCTGGGAATTAAAACCGGATCAGAATTTCATGCTGCGGCAATTATTGACGGTACTCCAAAAAAGATTTCCACCGAAGAGCTGGATGCCCGGTACAATGATGATTCATACGACCCTAAAGACGGCGAGCTGCTCAAACTGTGTGACCATCTCGCTGCCTTCCTTGAAGCGTACAATTCTCTGCAGAACGGAATTACTTCCGCCCACCTGCAACAGGCATACTGGCGCATCAGCCAGAGCTATCTGGATAATCCGGTTGTGGCCGGAATTCATGTGGGACCGCTGCTGGCTGACTTTGAATAATTACTTTTTTACAAGATAACCATTTGATTAGGCCCAGTCTGGACTTTACGCCAATGCCCCTAATATGGTTTAACTATTGTGAATGACTGCTTGCTCATTAAAATAGATACCGATACTTTTTATAAATAATAAATTTTGTTTCAAAAGGAGATGCAGATGCTGCTGAGAAAAAGAGCCTGGGATATGATGAGAGAAGAATTTACCACCATTGACGAATCCGCAAGCCTCGCCGAGGCCATTCGTGCTTTACGCGATAGCATGAAAGAAGCCCCGGACAACAATGTGGTCGTGGTAAAAAAGAAAAACGGTTCCCTGCGCGGAGTAGCCTCCATCTGGACCATGCTTAAAGCGGTTGAAGATCAGGTTCTCAAAGATGAAGATCTCAGCCTTACCGAAGAAACAGACTGGGACCGCGCTTTTAAAAGAGCCGGAACAGCATGCTGCTCCACTTCCCTTGATGAACATATTGAAGAAGATGTAGCCATTCTCAAACCCACCGACCCCATGCTGGTAGTGCTGGAGATTTTCCGCAAGAAACACCGCTCATGGGCGCTGGTTCAGGAAGGCGGCAAAATAATCGGAGTAGTACTCCTCAGCGATGTATACCGCGAACTGACCAGAGATCTGGTTACCCAGTTCTAAAGTATCTAAAACAAAAAAACCCCGCTTTCTGTAGAAAACGGGGTTTTTTTGTCAAAATAATACTATTTATTTCTTCAAAGTAAGCGCCCATGCCTGAATAAGCTTGGTCACCTCAGGATCATAAAGAGGGTCGCGCGAGATAAGCGCTGCAGCCTTTAACGGGTCAATGGCCTCAGCATAGGGCCGCTTGCTGATCATTGCACAGTAGGAATCCACCGCAGCTATGATTCGGCCCAGCTTGGAAATATCACGGCCTGATTTTTTTTGGGGATACCCTTTCCCGTTTATACGTTCGTGATGCTCAATAACACAAGCTTCAATCTCTTTATATTTTAAATCAAGCTTACCCAGCATTTCGTAGCCAAGCCCGGGGTGCTTATCTATTTTAGCACGCTCGTCCGTAGTAAGCGGCTTTGGCTTTTCGCGGATAAATGCGGGAATTTTGGTCATACCTAGATCATGAAGAAAAAAGCCGACAGTAAGCCTGTCAAAATGATTACGGGTAATATCACCATTGGCAAAAGCTTCAGGCTTTTGCCTGATGAATATTGTCAACGCCAGAATTCCACAGTTCACGCTATGATTGGCAAGGGAGTGCTCTGTATGGAGTCTCTTGGAAAGAGCCTTGATGCGATACACATCATTCCAGAGATATTCAGTCAAAACCATTAGATCAGTCCAGAGTTTTTCCTTAACAGCAGCCACAGGCTGATCAAAAAACTCATTCATGCGCATGGTCAGTGCTTCAAGAAAAATATCAGCAATTTCCCGCTCTTTAAGATTGCGGTCAACAAGCACCAAATCAAGCTGATAGGCAATATGCTTTACATAAACAGGATGGTCATTACGGGAAACAAAAATCAATCCTTCCTTTACCATATTCGCCAGAACTTCAATCTGCTCTTTAGTCAGTCTTCCTCCAACCTGATAATATGGAGCAATGCGCCCCACCTGCTCTTTGAACATATAAATATTAAGCGGAGGCCGAAATTTATTAAAACTCTGCAAGATATCAGAACTTATCTGATAATATTCTTCGTTGAGTCCATCGGGGACATCCATCCTACCTTTTGCATTCATATTTCAACTCCACTCCAAATGTATTATAACCAGCTGTAACATTTGAAAATCACACACAACAACAATCACTGCTGGAAGTCGTCAGACGAAAAAAAAGAAACCCCGTACAGGCCGCCCTGCACTGAAAAAGCAATCCCTATTTAAAGGCCCTATAGCACTCATATTGCTCTTCGTGAAGACTATCTCACTCAGGATAATAATTTTCGCTATTATTTTTAAAAAAACCTAAAGTTTTTTTTACAATTTTTTTATTTTTTCTAAGGTCCGTATATTTATGCTTTTAGACTATTGAAAAGCCCGATTAATCACCGAAAACAGCGCAATTTTAACCCTCTCATTTTGGAAAGGGGCCTTGACTTTTTCCCTATTTTCACACACAGGTGGGGAGACGGGGGGAATTGGTGGTAGAATTGTGTGATTAGGTGGTAAAAATGAAATTCAGAGGTCACGCACATAGAAGCATGGATGCCAAAGGCAGACTGATGCTTACACCGGAGTATCGGGATCAAGTATATGCCGATTCTGCGGATGGTTGCGTTACTTTGACTATTTTCGAAGGAAATATAGTCGGCTTCACACCGCCGGACTGGGCTATTCTGGAAGAAAAACTTACCAGCATCAAGAGTCCAAGCCGGAAACTTAGAAATTTCATCCGTATAATCATTTCAGGTTCTGAAGAAATTCGCCTTGATAAACAAGGCCGAATCACCATCCCTTCCCATCTGCGGAAAAGCGGAAAACTCGGCAAGGATGTAGTCCTTGCCGGAGTCGGAGACAGATTTGAAGTCTGGGATAAGCGGGAATACGAAGCCCTGCTTGAACAGGAATTTGATGATGTATCCGAAGAACTGGCCGAATGCGGAGTTGAACTCCCGTTCTAGTTCTTGCGCTGTCCCCCGCGCCACTGACACATATTTTTTATTAAGCTGTAAGCTTGATTTTCCAAACCACCACAGGTTCGTGCCATCTCCCCCCAGAGTAATGTTCACAGCCCTGAAAACGGTTTGAATCAGGAAATTATGGAAAGCAACGAAACAAAGCCTGAAAAGGTCCACACCTCGGTTCTACTTAATGAAGTCATCGAATGGCTCGCCCCTAAACCGGGCGGCCTGTATCTCGATGGCACTTTAGGTATGGCAGGTCATTCTAGTGCCATTCTGGATGCTGCTGGCGAAGGCGCGCAACTGGCCGGACTGGATAGAGATGAACAGGCTCTGAAACTGGCTGGAACCCGTCTTGAGCCATACGGCGAACAAGCCCACAGGTTCCATCTGGCGTTCAGTAAATTTGAAGCAGCTCTTGATGAACTGGGCTGGGACACCATTGACGGAGTCGTTCTGGATCTCGGCGTATCATCTCTACATCTGGACCGTGGCGAACGCGGTTTCAGCTTCATCAAGGAAGGCCCTTTAGACATGAGAATGGACCCCGCAGGCGGAATGCCTCCGGCTTCATCCATTATTAACAAAGGTTCATACTCCGATATCAACAGAATTTTAAAACTGTACGGAGAAGAGCCGCTGGCCTCCAGAATAACAAAAGCGATCATCAAAGCCAGAGAAGAAAAAAAAATAACCACCACTCTGGAATTAGCTTCTATTGTAGAAAAGGCTTACCCCGCTAAACGCAGAGCTTTGTCCCGGACTCATCCGGCGACCAAAACATTTCAAGGACTGCGCATCGCGGTGAACTCGGAACTGGAAGAACTGCAGAAATTTCTGCAAAGAATTCCCGACCGTTTAAACCCCGGTGCCAGAGTGGCGATCATTTCTTTTCATTCACTTGAAGACCGGATCGTTAAAAAAGCATTTAAAGCGGAATCACAAAACTGCGACTGCCCGCCCATGCAGCCCATCTGCACCTGCGGAAAGGTAAAACGACTCAATATATTGAGCAAGAAGCCGATTCTTCCCACTCAGGAAGAAATGGCGGTCAACCCACGCAGCCGCAGTGCCAAACTTCGGGTGGCCGAAAGAGCCGCAGAGCACGAGTCATAAGGATATGAAAGACGACTCTAAGGGAATAGCTATGGCTCTGACTTTAACCATGGCCTCGGCCCTGATTCTGGGGCTTGTATCGGTCTGGCTCAATATTGAACGAGTCGACAAGGCTTATGATTTAAGAAGTATGGAAACAAGGCTGGATCAGCAGGAAGCCCTTGCTGCTAAACTTGAAGTAGAGAAAAACAACCTGCTGTCTCCCATAAGATTAAGGGAACTGGCAAAAAAATACGGTTTCGGTCCGGCTTCGCAGGGACAGATCAGAAGGCCTAGAGAAACGGCGAAACCATAGCAAAAACACAACAGGAGCTGGAAAGTGGCAAAAAGGAAAAAAGAAAGCATGAGGGCGAGCAGAAATAAGCTGCTCTT harbors:
- a CDS encoding septal ring lytic transglycosylase RlpA family protein produces the protein MIIRFFIMQLALLLMAVASPVFAQDNDQNSTTEKNASDTPVIPADYKEEGIASWYGEKFQGKVTASGDPYDMEKLTAAHNYLPLGVKVTVTNLGNDKSIAVIINDRGPFVPDRIIDLSRAAARQLGFIDAGKAKVLIRPYRAEAKKDSAAIAGPSQKKLYGAFYIQVGAYKVKDNADRLVERLRKAGFHNSRIVRVVTDSAQIFKVQLGLYKTLAKVRAANMKIGSGFPGTFVLADVIQDK
- a CDS encoding CBS domain-containing protein, encoding MLLRKRAWDMMREEFTTIDESASLAEAIRALRDSMKEAPDNNVVVVKKKNGSLRGVASIWTMLKAVEDQVLKDEDLSLTEETDWDRAFKRAGTACCSTSLDEHIEEDVAILKPTDPMLVVLEIFRKKHRSWALVQEGGKIIGVVLLSDVYRELTRDLVTQF
- a CDS encoding class I adenylate cyclase is translated as MAEQVIFDTLLRELRRLNLYPPEERQLKDLRSKIERKFDNSDNSPEDIDAGKYAVLLYGLALKALEAEAEENKKISYAPEKEDSATIICLDYLALMGTCGRMLAAQILCNKLLPLPQVKEWLSQKPDRITIAVADRMLALEAADVPKRVKLAQSITEKASAMNIADATCFFKVNGTRKGQLTFRTLENFMTGRYGLECRRRLIHPETLEEITTCTESMPSYPDKNLVEDVAFHLRTMDPIVMEKVLRTVERLADEVDSATLKEIIPHTLSPSLPLAKAAMDVIAKFGRSKRGRIFAQIFNESPRIRAEVINRLPLLSSDNFAAFMGRISDGFHTPVLSALFSTLSEEDSHRFGSILSAVLKSSTNGKKNTLKPVLNKILKQDKLNEPEKPVSEEGRTVSGLDYIKLGAPIVLNIEKKQKQTGFKRIFGKETAQPDSLPDIYTGGQISNQRIHKLNRWKSQAQKITFQNCRFAACDFRDSFMETCIFKNCSFDSCSFGEAVYRECEFADCTFSSCSLNETTFYNCSFDGCSFQYSHFDSAVFSLCSIELCEFTAIAAPGSFFCRCRFISCEFNVADFREAFIYKSLMKGLLFIYSEFSSTLFSESEVRSTVFHDCSTLECKALGIQTDSAQLLNALQRTLAARLCQREQLKKRSNGMGNMGQYERGIIYKAIKRWFAQKDIDLSHARFAENNSRRLEWTAAKMNSKRKLFLYMLPALLHSDVFEQANEIEQLCMPSHIDGYSIPLDVIRSLKGIFPDINIETGKNDSVPIKALMSIGSTGTIAQTPESDIDCWVCCDFSKCPPDSRERLQFKLRAVEEWAANNFDLELHFFTMDVKDIRENKFGLSDEESSGSAQSAILKEEFYRTALLIAGRPPLWWFTPVEADEKTYAAMAKKTAVLKGTDFCVDLGNVPRIPMEEFFGASLWQIVKGVKSPFKSIMKFGLLEMYTSSNKYCLLCESVKKNILAGMRGLRRVDPYMLLYKELADFYKSQEQPEYKWLTAMALRLKCGLLDEKGISGHPTRPEEKEIIEFATGLSGENSVGHFKAFKSLSDFRSVVTLGEKINLFMIKTYMKVRGEQDKISGAAITPEDLARLGRIVFSNFAKRKFKVARISLPGPKTHFFDSLIITRDLNKVWEISGEYPDESGARNIQTRIESGKDLTAILIWLVLNGLYDSKMRLKTDLSSAPLRDRDLKKLFANLTAFFPRKTIFNTPVEETLNSEQMRKAYFIINLCAPRESNKIQEVHLVYSTNWGEVFCKPVKVTAALIESPERYLQKEMADIHSGPIQMGQFVPPGSECPSLKIPVR
- a CDS encoding FxsA family protein encodes the protein MFAKIFIAFVVIPLFDLFLLVQVGSKIGTLNAIALCLLTAFAGASLARSQGMATMQKVRENMDKGITPAEDILDAVIIFAAGLVLLTPGFITDAFGLLLLFPLTRGYFKRWLRVQLEAKMKQPNVHVTYHNTEFKAWTNQDQPKQRIDNVIDIDVESDHKNDKPLQ
- a CDS encoding HD domain-containing protein; translated protein: MPVIRKSLLQLIFSGSFMKRWNDKLRPMELVEVDKQAHKMIAAWILFTLNSEKLDEREKIKLGDEIVEGGIFEYLFRMVITDIKPPVFYRIKENPEHYRRLTEWVLKQLRPRLMPLGGEFWERLSRYHLNPDEGSLARRILNAAHMYASYSEFKLLKHLNQPDGELAEIEQSFIDRMEKCSDLKGVSQLLHSESTPLGRFADLCGRLRFQTRWSQTPRVPETSVLGHVYIVAAFAWFFSMEKGACSARRQNNFFTGLFHDIPELLTRDIISPVKKSDPTIGNLIKEYEDQEVESRIMVPLKENGYEIIASRLSYFLGIKTGSEFHAAAIIDGTPKKISTEELDARYNDDSYDPKDGELLKLCDHLAAFLEAYNSLQNGITSAHLQQAYWRISQSYLDNPVVAGIHVGPLLADFE
- a CDS encoding HD-GYP domain-containing protein, with the protein product MNAKGRMDVPDGLNEEYYQISSDILQSFNKFRPPLNIYMFKEQVGRIAPYYQVGGRLTKEQIEVLANMVKEGLIFVSRNDHPVYVKHIAYQLDLVLVDRNLKEREIADIFLEALTMRMNEFFDQPVAAVKEKLWTDLMVLTEYLWNDVYRIKALSKRLHTEHSLANHSVNCGILALTIFIRQKPEAFANGDITRNHFDRLTVGFFLHDLGMTKIPAFIREKPKPLTTDERAKIDKHPGLGYEMLGKLDLKYKEIEACVIEHHERINGKGYPQKKSGRDISKLGRIIAAVDSYCAMISKRPYAEAIDPLKAAALISRDPLYDPEVTKLIQAWALTLKK
- the rlmD gene encoding 23S rRNA (uracil(1939)-C(5))-methyltransferase RlmD; the encoded protein is MSNENTPITKGSTIEVTIESLAFGGQGIARHEGMTIFVDRAVPGQVVRCEITKLKKRFAEAKRVEVVTASETEQEPFCEYFGTCGGCVHQDMKYDAQTYWKGRQVSETLTRIGKIADDIEGMGAEALPSPLQKGYRNKMEFSFSGYADDLKVGFKMRGSEYDVLSIASCPLLPETCAGIPALVEEYCQASKIGSHRHGKGGYWRKLVVRVAHATGEIMIHLITAPAKSHHAVKPLEKLLYNNLAQLKTFAHSTRKGRADFATGERLISLGGEPTITETLTRDDGQTVDYMITPNAFFQTNSVGAQVLYNRCVEIARPRKTDVVYDLFCGSGGIGLFMAKDVKEVIGIELSKETVHSATQNARLNGIENTKYFAGNLSSDKDFPADLPKPDMIIVDPPRSGVPAPTLKKMKSLKPEKILYISCNPATLARDVAELGDGYTLERFSAVDMFPHTSHVECIALLTKSR